In Cicer arietinum cultivar CDC Frontier isolate Library 1 chromosome 7, Cicar.CDCFrontier_v2.0, whole genome shotgun sequence, a single window of DNA contains:
- the LOC101510205 gene encoding annexin-like protein RJ4 codes for MSTVIAPSINTPQEDAEALRKAFEGWGTDENTVISILGHRTSHQIQLIRKSYEDIYHEDLVKRLESEIKGDFEKAVYRWILEPADRDAVLVHVAIKSGKNYNVIVEISSVLSPEELFNVRRAYINRYKHSIEEDLAIHTSGHLRQLLVGLVTSYRYTGDEINAKLAQSEAEILHESVKEKKGSHEEAIRILTTRSKTQLIATFNRYRETHGGSITKKLLDEGSDDFQKSLYTTIRCFNDHVKYYEKVVRDAVKKIGTDEDALTRVIVSRAYTDLKNISDVYYKRNSVLLEHVIAKEISGDYKKFLLTILGWWHL; via the exons ATGTCTACCGTTATTGCTCCTAGCATTAACACTCCCCAAGAAGATGCTGAAGCTCTCAGAAAGGCTTTTGAAG GATGGGGAACTGATGAAAACACTGTGATATCAATACTGGGTCACAGAACCTCACATCAGATACAATTAATTAGAAAATCTTATGAGGACATTTATCATGAGGATCTTGTCAAACGCTTGGAGTCTGAGATCAAAGGAGATTTTGAG AAAGCTGTGTACCGTTGGATATTGGAGCCTGCTGATCGTGACGCTGTTTTGGTCCATGTTGCTATAAAGAGTGGAAAAAACTACAATGTGATTGTGGAAATTTCCTCTGTTCTTTCCCCTGAAGAGCTCTTTAATGTGAGGCGTGCCTATATCAACCGCTACAAGCACTCCATTGAAGAAGATTTGGCTATTCATACTTCAGGCCATCTTCGCCAG CTTTTGGTGGGGCTAGTGACCTCATACAGATATACTGGTGATGAGATAAATGCAAAATTGGCTCAGAGTGAAGCTGAAATTCTTCACGAGTCTGTGAAAGAGAAAAAAGGTAGCCATGAAGAAGCAATCAGGATCTTGACTACAAGGAGCAAGACTCAATTGATTGCAACTTTCAATCGCTATAGAGAGACTCATGGTGGTTCCATCACTAAG AAACTATTGGATGAAGGATCAGATGATTTTCAGAAATCATTGTATACCACCATTCGTTGCTTCAATGATCATGTCAAGTATTATGAAAAG GTGGTGAGAGATGCTGTCAAGAAGATTGGAACTGATGAGGATGCACTCACTCGTGTGATTGTGAGCAGAGCTTACACAGATTTGAAAAACATCTCAGATGTTTATTATAAGAGAAACAGTGTTCTTCTAGAACATGTTATTGCCAAAGAAATCTCAGGAGATTACAAGAAGTTCCTTCTCACTATCTTAGGCTGGTGGCATCTATGA